Below is a genomic region from Nitrospira sp..
CGATCTTGCGGCTGGTCGTGCCCCGCACGAGCGAATCATCGACGACCACGACGCGCTTGCCCGCCAGAACTTCCGGCACGGCGTTCAACTTCACTTTCACGCCGAAATGCCGGATGGACTGTTCCGGCTCGATGAATGTCCGGCCGACGTAGTGGTTTCGGATCAGCCCTGTCTCAAACCGGATACCCCCGCCTTCGGCATATCCCAAGGCGGCCGGCACGCCGGAATCCGGCACTGGAATCACGATGTCGGCCGGCACCCAGGACTCCTGAGCCAGTTGCCGGCCCAGCGCCTTTCTGGTGCCATAGACCGCATTGGCCCCGTAGATTCTGCTGTCCGGCCTGGCAAAATACACGTACTCGAAGACGCACATGGCCGGATCCACATGGGTGAAGGGGTGATGGCTCTCCAAACCCTGATCATTGAGCACCACCAGTTCGCCCGGCTCGACTTCTCTGACGTATTCCGCATCGAGTAAGTCAAAGGCGCAGGTCTCCGACGCCACGACCCAGCTGCTCCTGAGCCTCCCGATGCACAGCGGCCGCAACCCGTGCGGGTCTCGCGCAGCGATCAGACCGTTGTCCGTCATCAGCACGACGGAAAAGGCGCCGCGGATCTGGCTCAAGGCATCGATCACGCGCGCGAGAAAGGTGCTGGCCCGCGAATGGGCAATCAGATGGATGATGACCTCGCTGTCGGAGGTCGATTGGAAAATCGCGCCGTACGCTTCGAGTTCATGCCGCAGGACTTGGGCGTTGATCAAATTCCCATTGTGCGCCAGCGCCAGATTTCCAAACGCGAAGTTTACGATCAGCGGTTGCACGTTCTTCAGATCTTGTCCTCCGGCGGTCGAATATCGGTTATGTCCGATGGCCATGTGCCCCGACAACGCTTCGAGGATCGACTTGTTGTAAATGTCGGCGACCAGCCCCATCCCCTTTTGCACAAAGAACTGGTCGCCGTCCCCTGAGACGATGCCGGAGGCTTCCTGTCCGCGATGCTGGAGCGCGTAGAGGCCGAGATAGGTGAGATTGGCGGCTTCCTCATGGCCATAGACGCCGAATACGGCGCATTCGTCGTGGAATTTATCGGACGGGACCAATGGAAGGTCTTTCATCATGATGAATGCCGTCGGTTCGGATCTCGACTATTCCTGCGCCAACGTCCGTGCCAAGGAGTTCGCCCACGAGTCGTACAACGCGGAAACCTCCACATCGATCGTTTTGGTCGTGGAATGCGCGTCTCTCAAGTAGGCCACGAGGCGTCCGCCGCCGACGGTTCCGATGACTTCGGCCGGCACGCCGCGCTGCCGCGCCTGCTCCAGGACGGCCTCCCGAGTTCCTGCTTTGGCCGACAGCACGACTCTCGACTGGCTTTCTCCAAACAGCACCGCATCGCGCCTCAACCGCCCGACCGGTAATGTTACCACAGCCCCGAGCCTCCGGTCTTCGGCGGAGATGCAGCACTCGCCCAGCGCGACCGCGAGGCCGCCGTCGGAACAATCATGAGCCGACTGCACCAGGCCCGAACGGATCAGACTCAAGACACAGTCCTGCAGCCGTTGTTCGGTCTCCATGTTCAAAAAGGGCGGCGAGCCCTGCTCGCGCGAGTGCACGATCTTCAGATACTCCGATCCGCCGAGATCGTCCCTCGACGAGCCAAGCAGAAGAATGTCGTCGCCCTCCTGCTTGAACCACTGGGTCATGGAGCAGTCGGCCTCCTCGATCAACCCCACCATGCCCAGCATGGGCGTCGGATAAATGGAGAGCCCGTTCGTCTCATTGTAGAAACTCACATTGCCGCTCACGATGGGGATCTGGAGGGACTCGCAGGCGTCCTTGAGGCCCTCGATCGCCAGCACGAATTGCCACATGATATCCGGCCGCTCGGGGTTGCCGAAGTTCAGACAGTCCGTCAGTCCGATCGGCTCCGCGCCCGCGCAGACGAGATTGCGCGCCGCCTCCGCGACCGCCAACCTAGCTCCTTCATAGGGATGGAGCAGGCAATAACGCCCGTTGCAGTCCACGGTCATCGCCACGGCTTTGTTGGTCCCCTTAATCCGAACCACGGCGGCGTTCGAGCCGGGGCGAACCGTCGTGTTCGTCCGCACCATATGGTCGTACTGTTGGTAGACCCACCGCTTGCTGGCGATCGTCGGCGATTCCAACAACGCCAGCAACGCGGCATTCGCATTCTTCACGTCCGGCACCGCATCGTAATTCAGGTTGGCCAGCATCTCCTGATAGGCCGGCGGCTGATGGGGCCGTTCATAGCGAGGCCCTTCGTCCGCCAGCGCCTTAGCGGGAATCTCCGCCACCACCTGTCCTTGATCCCTGACCCGTAGCATGCCGTCGCCGGTCACTCGCCCGACGACCGCGACGTCAAGGTCCCATTTTCTGCAGATCCTGATGCAGTCCTCTTCCTTGCCGGCTTTCGCCACCATCAGCATGCGTTCCTGAGATTCGGAGAGCATCAACTCATAGGGAGACATGTTCGGTTCCCGCCGAGGAACGTGAGTCAGGTCGAGTTCGATCCCGTTGCCGGCCCGAGACGCCATTTCACAGGAGGAACTCGTCAAACCGGCCGCCCCCATGTCTTGGATCCCCACCAGCAGATCCTCCGCCATCAGCTCGAGACAGGCCTCCAACAGCAGCTTTTCCTGAAACGGATCACCGACCTGGACGGTGGGACGCTTCTGCTCCGACTGATCGTCGAACGAGTCGGACGCCATCGTGGCGCCGTGAATGCCGTCGCGACCGGTTTTGGAGCCGAAGTAGATCACGGGGTTTCCGACGCCGGCCGCGGTCCCCCTGAAGATCTTGTCTTTGTGCGCGATGCCGAGGCAGAACACGTTTACCAACGGATTCATGGAATAGATGTCGTCGAAACGCACCTCCCCGCCGACGGTGGGCACGCCCATACAGTTCCCGTATCCGGCGATTCCGGCCACCACGCCTCTCATCAGATGACGGTTCTTGGCCGAGTTCAGCTCTCCGAAACGCAGCGAGTCGAGCAGCGCGATCGGCCTGGCGCCCATCGTAAACACGTCGCGCAGGATCCCTCCCACACCGGTCGCCGCTCCCTGATAGGGCTCGATGAACGAGGGATGGTTGTGCGATTCCATCTTGAAGACGACGCAGAGGCCGTCACCGATGTCGACGGCGCCGGCGTTTTCACCTGGACCTTGCACGACGCGGGGACCCGTAGTCGGCAACTTCTTCAAATGCACGCGCGAGCTCTTGTAGGAGCAATGCTCCGACCACATGACGGAAAACATGCCCAGTTCCGTGAGATTCGGCTCACGACCGAGGATGTCGACGATCTTCTTGTACTCGTCCTCCGTGAGATTATGCTGGGCAATGAGATCTTTGGTGATGCGAACGGTCGAAATATTCATGACTCCCTAGACGTCACAGTGACAATGCTTGTTCTTCACCATACTGACTTGCTGCCGTGGTGGATCCACAACCCCCTGTGCATGGCTCTGCCTGTCGCTTCCCTCTTTACCGACGGACTCCGATGCCGATAGCCCCGAAACCGCCATCTCGTTTATCAGCGCCTCATGCCGGCCATCGAGCGCCTTCAACTTCCCCTTCCACCTCAATGTCTCCGGATGATGCGCATTGCCCTTCTTGCGTTGGAGTAGGACAGACCAAATTGCGTGCAGTTCCTGGTGCTCACCCAGCAACTGGTTCCGGCACAGCTTCTTCGGCGAGATAACCCAAATGTGCATTGTTTTCACTTTATTAGGTACTTTGTGAGATGGATCTCACTGAATCCCTTTTTTTCTTCTGAGAAAAAGTTCGCCGTTTTCTTGCCGAATACTGACATGCCAATAGAATCTGTCCTCCAACTGCGTGATCCACATTCCTTCAAGCCACTTGGTGAAGTCCTCGAATGGAACAAGGAGAACAATTTTGTCTGAACCGCACCCATATGCACATACCCATCCTTTGCATCCTCAAGTTTCTCCTTTTGGTGAGGATGAAAGGCGTACCAATACATTCCTCTCGTATGTGCCCTGGATACGGCACAAACGACTACTAAGGACTTATCAGGTGAGCTATAGGTTGCGCGAGTCTGCTTAACCAGTGGACGATTCAGACTCTTCTCGATCCGGGTTATACAGGCAGCATGAAAATCAGAAGGAATGAATTGTGGAGCCCTCTTGATCTTTCCGCTTGCAAGCTCCTCACCTAATTCAGTTTCCTCGGCATCATGCCTAACCTCTTCAGCGGCAGAGAAGACCAGATCTATAATTCCATCAATCTTAGTAAACTCTTGTGGCACAAGGACATCTGCAACTTTCTTGAGCATCCGTGGATCTTCAACCGTCTCCTTTAAGAGCATTAGGCGAACCAATGCGTCTACGCTAACAAGGCGAACATCCCACGCATGCCTTGAGCCACGAATCTGAGCTTCGAGATCGCCAGTATCTTGTCTACCAACTACGATCAAAATTGATGATTTCGATTCTTGCACCTGCTTTTCCTGGACGAGGCGCTTTCTATATGCAGCAACGGAATCGAGAGATACTCGGTACGCATCTGTAGTCTTGACTTCGACTATAATTTCATTGCCGAAAGACGATCTCCAAAGCCCATCGTGACCGATTTGCGCTGAGCTGCCTCGATATCTTCCATCTTCAACATGAAAGCCGAGCCTGCGACCAATCTGATTAACAATATCTTGTAGGGCCAACCCGTTTGCATCAAATTTGCCTGCTAAACATTCTGTCGCATAGCGCGAAAGGAGAGAGCTTGGAACGCTAGAAAGAAACTCTCGAAACTCCTTGGAAGCATCCTCGCCATCTAACAATTTTCCTGTTCCAGCGATGCCAATGATCTGCTGGACATGCTTACTCTCAAGCTGGCTTCTTGATCTACTCCACAGGCCTACAAGAGACATCTACCGTTGCCTCATGGGAACTACCCATGTGCTAGCTATCAATTTCTGACCGCGGGTGACGCTGACTCGGGCGCCCATTCGCCCGCAGCGGAAGGGACCCACTGGGGGATGGGTGGAGCGAGGACGAATGGGCTGGGTCAGTGACAGGACCCGCGTCATACCCCTACCATCTTGGGCTGCCTTTTCTTCATCGCCTCCAACATGGACACAAAGATCGCGCGTCCGTCTTCATTTCCCAACAAAGCCTCCGCGCATCGTTCGGGATGGGGCATCATGCCCAAGACGTTGCCTTCGGCGTTGCGAATGCCGGCGATATTGTCTAGGGAGCCGTTGGGATTCGCGTCCAGCGTCACTTTTCCGTCTCGATCACAATATCGGAAGATCACCTGCGCATTCGCCTGCAACGCCGCCAGCGTCACCGGATCCGTATAATAGCTCCCCTCGGCATGCGCGATCGGAATCCTGAGCACTTGGCCGGGAGTGCATGCGTTCGTGAAGGGAGTAGCCGCATTCTCGACCCGCACGAAGACATCCCGGCAGACGAAATGCAGCCCGCGATTCCGCAACATGGCGCCGGGCAGCAATCCGGCTTCGAGCAGGATCTGGAAGCCGTTGCAAACCCCCAAAACCAACCCGCCCTTCGCGGCAAACTCCTTGACCGACGTCATGACCGGCGAGAACCGCGCGATCGCCCCGGTGCGCAAATAGTCGCCGTACGAGAACCCTCCGGGAATCACGACCGCGTCCAATCCGACCGGCAACGGATCTTTATGCCAAACCATCGTCACCGACTGGCCAAGCACATCCTGGAGGACATGGCGGCAATCGTGATCGCAATTACTCCCCGGAAAAACTACAACCCCGATCTTCACTTCCTTCCTCTCCCCCCTAAGAGTTGAGCGAACTTCCCTGCGCGGGTGGCGCTGGTTCCCGCTCGCCCGCAGCGGGGTCCCTACACCGGGCGGGGTGCGAGGACGAGCGGAACCAGCGGCAGGACCCGCACTAGGATTCTAAATTCCTCACGTCAACTCGTACCGATATTCTTCAATGACCGTATTGGCCAGCAACTGCTCGCACATCGCCTTGACCTCAACCTCGGCCTTCGCCCTATCCTTCTCCTCGATGTCCAACTCCATATACTTCCCGACACGGACGTTCGACGCGCTCCGAAAGCCCAGCGATTGGAGCGCATGTTCAATCGCCTTTCCTTGCGGATCGAGAATCCCCTGCTTCAACGTCACATGAACTCTTGCTTTCACGATTGGCTCCCCCGCTCTTCCCCGGCCTTATTCAAGCCGTCGATGTATCGTCTGATCCCGAAAATGGCGACAATGGTCAGGATCCCCCCGAAAGCCAGGGCAATGAAGGCCCACCGCCAGGGTGAATCGTCGAGCCGATAGGCCATGAGACCGACCACGGCGGCCCATACCGACACCGCCGCCACCAACCCATAATTCAAAAACCCCTTGAGCATTCCTTCTCTTCTCCGCCTTCCTCCCTCGAAGGGAGAGGATCGGCCGGGATTTCCGGGCGACCTGCACGGAGGTTCGGGCCACCGCACTCCCTGAACCGCCGCGGTCCGTACAACGGACGGCGAGCACTGTTCGAAGTTGCGTTCGAGCCAGGCTCGGAACGGAACAAGTTGCACAGCCGAGCGTCGGGAAGGGCTAGTGCGGTCGAGCCGCAGTGCCGGAGCCCGAAAGCCCGTCCTGATCGGCACTGCACCTCATCCGCATACCCTCCTCAACACCTCCTGATACGCCTCCTCGATCTTGCCCAAATCTTTCCTGAATCGATCCTTGTCCATCGATTCCTTCGTAGTCGCATCCCAGAACCGGCAGGTGTCGGGAGAGATCTCATCGGCAAGGATCAACTTGTCCTTGTGCCAGCCAAACTCCAGCTTGAAATCGACGAGAATCATGCGGCGTTCCAGAAAGAACGGCTGCAGCAGGCTGTCTACTTTCAGCGCCAGCCTCTTGATCTCCGCCAGCTGCTCCGGCGTGGCGAGTTTGAGCAGGCGAACGTGCTCGTCGGCGATCAACGGATCGCCGAGCGCGTCCTGTTTGAAATACCATTCGACGATCGCAGGCTGGATCGGTTCCCCTTCCTTCAGTCCCAGTCGCTTGGCCAGACTGCCCGCCACGACGTTCCGGACGACCACCTCGATCGGCACGACCGTCACCCGCTTGGTAAGCATCTCCCGGTCGCTCAAGCGACGAACAAAATGCGTCGGCACTCCGTTCTGTTCCAGCAACGTGAACAGCCGCTCGGAAACTCTATTGTTGATGATGCCTTTTTCGACGATGGTCCCGCGCTTTTGCGCGTTGAAGGCCGTCGCATCGTCCTTGAAGTATTGAACGACCTGGTCGGGATCGGGCGTCGTGAAGAGCTTCTTCGCCTTGCCTTCGTAGATCATGGTGCCGCTACTCATGCTGTCGCCTCTCGGTCGGGCCGTCACTGCGCCAAGGTTTCGATGATTTCGTCGAGGGACTTCATTGTTCCGAGCAGAGTGGGATGTCCGAATCGGCGCGTATATTGAAACTCTTTCACCTTTTCCAACGACAGAATGAGGTTGTGAAAATCCTCCAACTTCGAGGTTTCGAAATAGGTGATGAAGTCCAGATCATCCAACCCGCTGGAGTGATACAGCTTCCGCTTTACGGCCTTGCGATAGGGCAACGCCGCCACGGTGTGCTCCTTCATCATGGCGGCGCGTTTCTCCTGGTCGAGCGCCCACCAATCGGCGGTTTTTCTGATCGGAATCACAATCGCATAGGCCGAGGCGCCTGATTCATCGGCAACCTTGAGCTCCGCCTTTATCTCGTCCGGAAACCCAGGGACATAAATCGCCTTCTTGCTCATCCCGTTCAGAATACCGGCCTTTTTGAGATACCGGCCCATGGGACTGGCATGGAGATCGATCAGGAACTTCTGCGAATCACGGAGTTCCGTCGCATGGACTCGAAAGAGGATATCCGCATAGTCGGACAGTCCACGCAGAAGATACAGATCGATCGCAATCTTTTCGCGATGCTGTTCGACCACGCCTTTCAGGGCGGTCAGGTGGGCGATCCTGGTCGGCGCGTCCTGCTTGTCCCATTCCTCGGTCAGGCCGAACGCAGCAAACGTCCCATAGACTCCGGGCTCACTGAGCAACTTGTCGCGATCGGCGGCGGCATGAGACGCCGAAATCGCACCTCCCAGCACGGCACATAGGACGACGACGCACAAGCCGACATATCGTGATTGAATCATCTGCCTCCTCGCTTTGTGTGGTCGGCCCTTCCCGCTCCGTGCCCCCGGAACACGCGACGAAAGATCTTGTCGAGATGCCGCAGATAATAGTGCGGATCGAAACAGGCCGCAATCTCGCTCTTTTTCAGGTATCGGGCGATGAAGGGATCTTTGGCGGCGAGATCCTGCAGCATTCCCGCGCCCTGCCACGACACCATGGCATTGCGTTGGACCGCCTCATACGATTCCTTGCGCTGAGCCCCTTTGGCGACCAGCGCCAGCAGCAGGCGCTGCGAATACACCAGCCCTCCGGTCAGTTCCAGATTGCGCTTCATTCGCTCCGGATACACAACCAGACCGGCGATCAGATCGGCGACCTTCGCCAGCATGTAATCCACCAGAATCGTGCTGTCCGGCATGATCACCCGTTCGACGGACGAGTGGCTGATGTCTCGCTCGTGCCACAAGGCGACGTTTTCCATCGCCGCCAGACTGTTCGCGCGAACGAGGCGGGCGAGGCCGCATAGGTTTTCCGACACGATGGGATTCCGCTTGTGCGGCATCGCGGACGATCCCTTCTGGCCCTGCGCAAAATATTCCTCAGCCTCCAGCACTTCCGTCCGCTGGAGATGACGGATCTCCGTCGCGATTTTTTCGATCGTCGCCGCCAACAACGCCAGGGCTGTGGCATAGGCCGCGTGCCGGTCCCGCTGGACCACCTGGTTGGAGGCCGGATCGACGGAGAGTCCCAGTTTCGAGCAGACGTAGGCTTCGATCTCCGGGCCCTGGTGGGCAAACGTCCCCATCGCCCCGGACAGTTTTCCCACCGCGATGGTGCTGCGCACCTGGCGCAGCCGCTCCAGATGCCGGCCGATCTCCTCGTACCAGACGGCCAGCTTGAAACCGAACGAGATGGGCTCCCCATGGATGCCGTGCGACCGGCCGACCATTACGGTCTGCTTATGGAGCAGGGCCTGCCGTTTCAAGACATCCATAAACCCTTTCACTCCGTCGAGAATCACATCGAGCGCCTCGGTCATTTGCACGGCGAGCGACGTATCCACGATATCGGAGGAGGTCAATCCCATGTGCAGGAACCGGTGCTCCGACCCAACGTCGTCCGCCAACGATTCCAGAAACGCGATCACATCGTGCTTCGTCACCAGCTCGATTTCTGCGATGCGCCCCACATGGATCCTGGCCTTCCGGCGGATCCTGGCGGCGGTCCCGCGCGGCGCCTGGCCCGCGCGCTCGAAGGCGGCGCAGGCCTGCAATTCCACTTCGAGCCAGATCTCGTACTTGTGCTTGAGATCCCAGATGGCTTTCATCTTCGGACGACTGTAGCGATCGATCATTTCGCCTCGATCATGAGTTTCGGGTTACGAGTCTCGCGTATCGCGCGACTGGAATCTTCCGGCTATGAAACACGAACCCGAAACACGAAGCTTCTACTTCACGCTCTTAGCCGCTTCGGCTCGCTTCGCTTCCAACTTCGCTTCGCTCGCCAGGACCTTGTCCAAGACACCGTTCACGAACTTGGCCGCCTCGTCGTCGCCGAAATCTTTGGCCAGCTCGATCGCCTCATTCATCGTCACCTTCGCCGGCACGTCGTCGCGCCATAGTAGTTCGTAGACTCCCAGACGCAGAATATTGCGGTCGACGACTTGCATTCGGCTGACTTTCCAATTCGTCGCGTAGCGGCCGAGCAGGGCGTCCAGTTCGGCTTGATGCTCCAACACCCCGCGCACCAATGCTTCCGCGAAAGTCCTGACGTCTTCGGTCGCTTCGCATTGGTTCCAGAACTCGTCGAGCCAGACGCCGGGTCTGCCGTGGATGTCGTATTGGAACAGGATCTGGAGCGCCCGTTCACGGGATTGATGGCGGGACCCCATGACTAGACGGAGCGCTTTCGCGCCGGCCGCCGGCCGCCGTTGTGCTTGGGGTTTCCTTCGGAGGGCAGGTCGCCGCCTCGCAGCGCCCGCATAACCGTCGCCATCTCGATCGCCGATTTGGCAGCCTCCCCACCGCGATTGAATTTCGCCGGGTCCGACCGCTCGATCGCCTGCGCCACCGTGTCGGTCGTCAACACCCCGAAAATGATGGGCACGTCCGCATCCAGCGCCGCCTGGCCGATTCCCCGGCTCGCCTCACCGCTGATGTAGTCGAAATGCGGCGTATCACCGCGAATCACGGCTCCCAGGCAGATCACGGCGTCGAATCGCTTGGTCGCAGCGAGCGTCCGCGCAACGAGCGGAATCTCAAACGCGCCGGGTACGCGCACCACCTCAACGTCCTGCTCCACCACCCCGTGTTTCATCAAACCATCCAGACAGGACGACAACAGTTTACTGGTCACGAACTTGTTGAACCTCGCGACGACGACCCCGAACTTCAGCCCCGTCGCATTATGGGACCCTTTACGAAGCTTCATATCAAAGCACCCTTGTGGACACCGCGGACATTTGGTCCGGCGCGAGTGAGCGGCTGCATGTCATGTTCAGGAGCCGCTACACCTTCTTGAGGATGTGCCCCAACTTCTTCTTCTTCGTCCGCAGATATTTCACATTGGCGTCGTGCGGGGGAATTTCGATCGGCACACGCTCCACGACTTTCAAACCGTAGCCTTCGATGCCGACGATCTTGCGCGGGTTGTTCGTGATGAGCTTGATCGGATGAAGTCCGAGATTCACCAATATTTGCGCGCCGACCCCGTAGTCGCGCAGGTCGGCCTTGAATCCCAGCTTCAAATTCGCTTCGACCGTGTCGCTGCCCTGGTCTTGAAGTCCATAGGCCTTGATCTTATTGAGCAGGCCGATGCCGCGGCCCTCTTGATTGAGATAGAGGAGCACGCCTCGGCCCTCCTTTTGAATAATTTCCATCGCCTTGTGGAGTTGGTCGCGGCAGTCACAGCGCAACGACCCGAGCGCGTCGGCGGTCAGGCAACCCGAGTGGACACGCACCAACGTCGGCTCACCGATGTCCACCCGTCCTTTGACGAGAGCGATATGCGTCACGTTGTCGACCTGGTTCTCGAACGCCACCGCTTCGAACTCGCCGAACGTCGTGGGCAGCCGCGCGCTCGCCACCCGCTTCACGAATGTCTCGCGGCGCATCCGGTACTCGATCAAGGCCTTGATCGTCACCATCTTGAGCTTGTGCGCTTTAGCGAACTTGGTGAGTTCCGGCACGCGGGCCATCGTGCCGTCCTCGTTCATGATTTCGCAGATCACGCCGGCGGGAGTCAGCCCGGCCAGCCTCGCTAGATCGACCGATCCCTCCGTCTGGCCCGCCCGCTTCAACACGCCTCCTTGCTGCGCTTTCAGCGGAAAGATGTGGCCTGGCCGCGCGAGGTCCGTCGGCTTGGATTTGGGATCGATCGCCACATGGATCGTGGTCGCTCTGTCGGCCGCAGAAATGCCGGTGGTGATGTCCTTGCGCGCGTCGATGGACACGGTGAAGGCGGTGCCGAACGTGGCCGTATTCTCGACCGCTTGCTGAGGCAACTGCAGTTCTTCCACCCGTTCCGGCGGCAAGGCGAGACAGATCAGCCCGCGCGCATATCTGGCCATGAAATTGATGGCTTGCGGCGTCACCTTCTCGGCCGCGATGACCAAATCCCCTTCGTTTTCTCGGTCTTCGTCGTCCACCAGGATGACGAACCGGCCTTTCCTGATGTCTCGAAGCGCCTCTTCGATGGTGTCAAATGGAACGGCCATAGCGGACAATGTTGACTGTTTCATGCTGAATGTTCAATGAGCGAGCGATTTGTCATTGAACATCGAACATTTATCGGTTTTTTGGCCCCCGACTGTCAACGGGTAAAAGGACCTACGCCGATCCGATTTGCTGCGGCCACATCGTCGCGCATCAGCAAACCAGCACGTACAGCCGTCGTCGTCTTGGCCCCTAAATAGTCACTGCTCAGTCCGACGACAATGCGGAACAGCGCTCCGCTCCGCAGCGGGCAAGCCGCGAGGAGCCCCTGTAACTGGGGAATACGGTTTCACCAGTGCGAGCGAGGGCGCGAGAGACGCCGGTCGTCTTCCACGCTTGGTCACCCATCGGACAGTGTGATAGTCTCGACCGTTATGAAACGGCGAACAAGATCCGCGGCCGAAACCCCGTTGGAGCCTGAAATTTTGGGGCCTGCCGACGAAGACTCTGCCGAGGGCGCCACCAACGCAGTAGTCGAGGCGGCCGACAGACCGGCACCGCAGGCGGGCGTCGATACAACGGCGGTTGTGCCGGTTACGGCGCTTCAGCAATATCTGGCCGAAGTCCGCCGGCACCCCTACTTGACCAAGGAAGAAGAGCTGCAGCTGTTCGACGAATATCACACACACGGCGATCGC
It encodes:
- the purB gene encoding adenylosuccinate lyase; translation: MIDRYSRPKMKAIWDLKHKYEIWLEVELQACAAFERAGQAPRGTAARIRRKARIHVGRIAEIELVTKHDVIAFLESLADDVGSEHRFLHMGLTSSDIVDTSLAVQMTEALDVILDGVKGFMDVLKRQALLHKQTVMVGRSHGIHGEPISFGFKLAVWYEEIGRHLERLRQVRSTIAVGKLSGAMGTFAHQGPEIEAYVCSKLGLSVDPASNQVVQRDRHAAYATALALLAATIEKIATEIRHLQRTEVLEAEEYFAQGQKGSSAMPHKRNPIVSENLCGLARLVRANSLAAMENVALWHERDISHSSVERVIMPDSTILVDYMLAKVADLIAGLVVYPERMKRNLELTGGLVYSQRLLLALVAKGAQRKESYEAVQRNAMVSWQGAGMLQDLAAKDPFIARYLKKSEIAACFDPHYYLRHLDKIFRRVFRGHGAGRADHTKRGGR
- the purF gene encoding amidophosphoribosyltransferase; this encodes MMKDLPLVPSDKFHDECAVFGVYGHEEAANLTYLGLYALQHRGQEASGIVSGDGDQFFVQKGMGLVADIYNKSILEALSGHMAIGHNRYSTAGGQDLKNVQPLIVNFAFGNLALAHNGNLINAQVLRHELEAYGAIFQSTSDSEVIIHLIAHSRASTFLARVIDALSQIRGAFSVVLMTDNGLIAARDPHGLRPLCIGRLRSSWVVASETCAFDLLDAEYVREVEPGELVVLNDQGLESHHPFTHVDPAMCVFEYVYFARPDSRIYGANAVYGTRKALGRQLAQESWVPADIVIPVPDSGVPAALGYAEGGGIRFETGLIRNHYVGRTFIEPEQSIRHFGVKVKLNAVPEVLAGKRVVVVDDSLVRGTTSRKIVKMIRQAGAKEVHVRISSPPIISPCFYGIDTPTKKELIASSHSIEEIRKYITADSLAYLSLEGMLKSAPGSPTQYCSACFTEKYPISFTRAEELQLGLFEPSP
- a CDS encoding pyrimidine dimer DNA glycosylase/endonuclease V encodes the protein MHIWVISPKKLCRNQLLGEHQELHAIWSVLLQRKKGNAHHPETLRWKGKLKALDGRHEALINEMAVSGLSASESVGKEGSDRQSHAQGVVDPPRQQVSMVKNKHCHCDV
- the purS gene encoding phosphoribosylformylglycinamidine synthase subunit PurS, which gives rise to MKARVHVTLKQGILDPQGKAIEHALQSLGFRSASNVRVGKYMELDIEEKDRAKAEVEVKAMCEQLLANTVIEEYRYELT
- the purL gene encoding phosphoribosylformylglycinamidine synthase subunit PurL, with product MNISTVRITKDLIAQHNLTEDEYKKIVDILGREPNLTELGMFSVMWSEHCSYKSSRVHLKKLPTTGPRVVQGPGENAGAVDIGDGLCVVFKMESHNHPSFIEPYQGAATGVGGILRDVFTMGARPIALLDSLRFGELNSAKNRHLMRGVVAGIAGYGNCMGVPTVGGEVRFDDIYSMNPLVNVFCLGIAHKDKIFRGTAAGVGNPVIYFGSKTGRDGIHGATMASDSFDDQSEQKRPTVQVGDPFQEKLLLEACLELMAEDLLVGIQDMGAAGLTSSSCEMASRAGNGIELDLTHVPRREPNMSPYELMLSESQERMLMVAKAGKEEDCIRICRKWDLDVAVVGRVTGDGMLRVRDQGQVVAEIPAKALADEGPRYERPHQPPAYQEMLANLNYDAVPDVKNANAALLALLESPTIASKRWVYQQYDHMVRTNTTVRPGSNAAVVRIKGTNKAVAMTVDCNGRYCLLHPYEGARLAVAEAARNLVCAGAEPIGLTDCLNFGNPERPDIMWQFVLAIEGLKDACESLQIPIVSGNVSFYNETNGLSIYPTPMLGMVGLIEEADCSMTQWFKQEGDDILLLGSSRDDLGGSEYLKIVHSREQGSPPFLNMETEQRLQDCVLSLIRSGLVQSAHDCSDGGLAVALGECCISAEDRRLGAVVTLPVGRLRRDAVLFGESQSRVVLSAKAGTREAVLEQARQRGVPAEVIGTVGGGRLVAYLRDAHSTTKTIDVEVSALYDSWANSLARTLAQE
- a CDS encoding phosphoribosylaminoimidazolesuccinocarboxamide synthase; this translates as MSSGTMIYEGKAKKLFTTPDPDQVVQYFKDDATAFNAQKRGTIVEKGIINNRVSERLFTLLEQNGVPTHFVRRLSDREMLTKRVTVVPIEVVVRNVVAGSLAKRLGLKEGEPIQPAIVEWYFKQDALGDPLIADEHVRLLKLATPEQLAEIKRLALKVDSLLQPFFLERRMILVDFKLEFGWHKDKLILADEISPDTCRFWDATTKESMDKDRFRKDLGKIEEAYQEVLRRVCG
- the nusB gene encoding transcription antitermination factor NusB, whose amino-acid sequence is MGSRHQSRERALQILFQYDIHGRPGVWLDEFWNQCEATEDVRTFAEALVRGVLEHQAELDALLGRYATNWKVSRMQVVDRNILRLGVYELLWRDDVPAKVTMNEAIELAKDFGDDEAAKFVNGVLDKVLASEAKLEAKRAEAAKSVK
- the purQ gene encoding phosphoribosylformylglycinamidine synthase subunit PurQ produces the protein MKIGVVVFPGSNCDHDCRHVLQDVLGQSVTMVWHKDPLPVGLDAVVIPGGFSYGDYLRTGAIARFSPVMTSVKEFAAKGGLVLGVCNGFQILLEAGLLPGAMLRNRGLHFVCRDVFVRVENAATPFTNACTPGQVLRIPIAHAEGSYYTDPVTLAALQANAQVIFRYCDRDGKVTLDANPNGSLDNIAGIRNAEGNVLGMMPHPERCAEALLGNEDGRAIFVSMLEAMKKRQPKMVGV
- a CDS encoding chlorite dismutase family protein, with the translated sequence MIQSRYVGLCVVVLCAVLGGAISASHAAADRDKLLSEPGVYGTFAAFGLTEEWDKQDAPTRIAHLTALKGVVEQHREKIAIDLYLLRGLSDYADILFRVHATELRDSQKFLIDLHASPMGRYLKKAGILNGMSKKAIYVPGFPDEIKAELKVADESGASAYAIVIPIRKTADWWALDQEKRAAMMKEHTVAALPYRKAVKRKLYHSSGLDDLDFITYFETSKLEDFHNLILSLEKVKEFQYTRRFGHPTLLGTMKSLDEIIETLAQ